The proteins below come from a single Cannabis sativa cultivar Pink pepper isolate KNU-18-1 chromosome 3, ASM2916894v1, whole genome shotgun sequence genomic window:
- the LOC133036034 gene encoding uncharacterized protein LOC133036034 — MLFGMMHIWESINGLRKIFKFYDPELLIVHGINDEEKSQSFDDAARRLANWLSLMNNNHQMFFIPWNIGMHWTLVVVTPRKIIHLNPISGRPISEVIEQMIGR; from the exons atgttgtttggaatgat gcacatatgggagagcatcaacggtctgagaaaaattttcaagttttacgacccagagcttctcatagtgcatgggatcaacgatgaagaaaagagtcagtcttttgacgatgcggcaagacgattggctaattggttatcattaatgaacaacaaccaccaaatgttctttattccttggaatatcgg gatgcattggacgctagtggtggttacgccaaggaaaattatccatttaaaccctatAAGTGGCCGCCCAATTTCCGAAgtaatagaacaaatgatcggaaggtaa